A genome region from Ctenopharyngodon idella isolate HZGC_01 chromosome 5, HZGC01, whole genome shotgun sequence includes the following:
- the LOC127513090 gene encoding cytosolic phospholipase A2 gamma-like isoform X5: protein MSASKPQESEVRIEHSLNEKEEEFVAKRRKAVLESLQKLQIHCSETEVPNVALLGSGGGQRAMVGLLGSLVQLQKTGLLDCVLYLSGISGSTWCMASLYQESDWSTKLETVKDKIIQRLSGPGVNWTEAFDKLKKYYYEKDIFSLTDVWAVMFITDYVKEIDEHTLTDHWNQQSKDPFPIYTAIDKECKQHKDGDPWFEFTPHEAGYSLTGAFVKTSSFGSKFENGCKIKNQPEIDMLYLQALCGSVLADGVEILKFLWERIKEFFDPFLHKKETGMFGEIRKEDECYQLLMDLVDMNLSVLNDKDPSDLHESIRTKLNELTGGKHHLVFQDKKLNLTDKEAAKQYMKQYTEDVCNDLSHCFCFWPFDIWTRILISMDPWIWARNYNFLHNMNDEAVPSTLLKSEKRDYEDAGLLLNSPYSSVLRKERNIDLIISVDFSDDADPFTTVRKAADMCKELNIPFPEVNIPSEDVKKPKDFYVFKGQNAPTVIHIPLFNVVNCGDDIEAYREKYNTFQRPYSAEMITDLMEVAGKNITNNKDRLLEQIRLAIRPKIH, encoded by the exons ATGAGTGCATCCAAACCCCAGGAAAG TGAGGTGAGAATCGAACACTCTCTGAACGAGAAGGAGGAGGAGTTTGTAGCCAAACGGAGAAAAGCTGTTCTAGAAAGCCTGCAGAAGCTTCAGATTCACTGCAGTGAG acTGAAGTGCCAAACGTTGCATTACTGGGTTCTGGAGGAGGACAAAGAGCCATGGTGGGTTTGCTGGGATCCCTGGTTCAGCTCCAGAAAACAGGTCTTCTGGACTGTGTCCTTTATCTGAGCGGAATCTCTGGATCCACCTG GTGTATGGCCTCCTTATATCAGGAATCAGACTGGTCCACCAAACTAGAGACTGTGAAAGACAAGATCATCCAGAGACTCAGCGGTCCTGGAGTCAACTGGACAGAAGCATTTGACAAACTGAAGAAATATTACTATGAGAAAGACATATTCAGCTTGACTGACGTCTGGGCAGTGATGTTCATCACGGATTATGTGAAAGAG ATAGacgaacacacactcacagaccaTTGGAACCAGCAGAGTAAAGACCCGTTTCCCATCTACACAGCGATCGACAAGGAATGCAAACAGCACAAAGATGgag ACCCCTGGTTTGAGTTCACTCCACATGAAGCAGGTTATTCTCTCACTGGAGCGTTTGTGAAAACCTCCAGCTTTGGCAGCAAGTTTGAAAATGGCTGTAAGATCAAGAACCAGCCTGAAATTGACATGTTGTACCTGCAAG CTCTGTGTGGCAGCGTTTTAGCTGATGGAGTCGAGATCCTTAAATTCCTCTGGGAACGAATAAAAG AGTTCTTTGATCCTTTCCTGCATAAAAAAGAAACAGGGATGTTTGGAGAAATAAGGAAAG AAGACGAATGTTATCAGTTGCTCATGGACCTGGTGGACATGAATCTCTCTGTTTTGAATGACAAAGATCCGTCTGATCTCCATGAATCCATCAGAACAAAGCTGAATG AGCTCACCGGAGGCAAACATCACCTGGTTTTTCAAGACAAAAAACTGAATCTCACTGATAAAGAAGCTGCAAAACAGTATATGAAACAATACACTGAGGATGTGTGTAATGATTTGAGTCATTGCTTCTGTTTCTGGCCTTTTG ATATTTGGACAAGAATTTTAATAAGCATGGATCCGTGGATCTGGGCCAGAAATTATAACTTCCTCCACAACATGAATG ATGAAGCAGTGCCCTCCACTCTTCTGAAAAGTGAGAAGAGAGACTATGAAGACGCTGGACTGTTGCTCAACTCACCCTACTCCTCAGTGCtgagaaaagagagaaacatCGACCTCATCATTTCAGTGGACTTCAGTGACGATGCTGATCCTTTCACG ACAGTGAGGAAGGCTGCTGATATGTGCAAGGAACTAAACATCCCTTTCCCTGAGGTCAACATTCCCAGTGAAGATGTAAAGAAACCGAAGGACTTCTATGTGTTCAAAGGCCAAAACGCTCCAACCGTGATCCACATCCCTCTCTTTAATGTGGTCAACTGTGGAG ATGATATTGAGGCCTACCGGGAAAAATATAACACTTTTCAACGTCCTTACAGCGCTGAGATGATCACTGATCTCATGGAGGTTGCTGgaaaaaacatcacaaacaacAAAGACAGACTGCTGGAGCAGATTCGCCTCGCCATAAGGCCAAAAATACactaa